A stretch of Nitrospirae bacterium CG2_30_53_67 DNA encodes these proteins:
- a CDS encoding beta-(1-3)-glucosyl transferase, whose amino-acid sequence MFKVMNIIIMTAVAALTISLWAFLNQPEKEPVWPEKIQGFSFSPMRANQDPFLGIMPTAQEISEDLALLAGKTHAVRTYTVDGVLAEVPALAHKYEINVSLGAWISQDLEKNEIEIEKLIEIANQNVNVVRVTVGNEAVLRGDVPVELMINYLDRVRAALTIPVSTAEPWHVWIKYPELAEHVDYIAAHMLPYWEGVYLDVAVDYVVERTNELKAAFPGKPIVLAEVGWPSNGRTRKAAVATDANEAIFLRQFLARAQKEKYTYYIMEAFDQPWKRTSEGAVGAYWGVYNEERQPKFAFAAPIVKIPEWHLLAGISVLVAAITFVILLMDSRNMSRRGRSFLAVVAYAAATAAVWIVYDYMNQYMTVVTITVGILLVIGMIGVILVLLTEAHEWAEAIWVIGRRRPFTPVQPSMEDLPKVSIHIPTYNEPPDMVIDTLNALAALDYPDYEVLIIDNNTKDPKVWQPVEAHCRKLGTRFRFFHEDPLPGFKAGALNYALAHTDKDASVVAVIDSDYMVAPSWLRDFVPQFSHPRIAIVQAPQDYRDDRASVFKSMCYSEYKGFFHIGMVTRNERNAIIQHGTMTMVRKHVMEEVGGWAEWCITEDAELGLRIFEKGYEATYNQQSYGKGLMPDTFIDYKKQRFRWAYGAIQILRRHAGILLGFRKSSLSYGQRYHFIAGWLPWIADGVNIFFTFGALAWSAAMIIAPKLVDPPLVIFAALPMSLFCFKVAKMIYLYRVRVGATVKQTFAAALAGLALSHTIAKAVIIGFFSSGKPFFRTPKMENAQALIKAVASAWEEFVLMFLLWTSAGTIAYMQGSESRDLLLWIIALLIQSTPYFSSFILSLISGLPKLPSGAMNRPGSTKISTASAPVNLK is encoded by the coding sequence ATGTTCAAAGTGATGAATATTATTATCATGACGGCTGTTGCAGCATTGACCATCAGCCTTTGGGCGTTTCTTAATCAACCCGAAAAAGAACCTGTCTGGCCTGAAAAAATTCAGGGTTTTTCTTTCTCACCCATGAGGGCAAATCAAGATCCATTCCTTGGAATCATGCCGACGGCCCAGGAAATTTCAGAGGATTTGGCTCTCCTGGCGGGCAAAACACATGCCGTACGGACCTACACAGTGGACGGCGTTCTTGCCGAGGTGCCTGCCTTGGCCCATAAGTACGAGATCAACGTCTCCCTGGGCGCATGGATCAGCCAGGATCTCGAAAAAAACGAGATCGAGATTGAAAAATTAATTGAAATTGCCAACCAGAACGTTAACGTGGTGAGAGTCACAGTAGGAAATGAGGCTGTTCTCCGGGGAGACGTACCCGTGGAATTAATGATCAACTATCTTGACCGGGTCCGGGCAGCGCTGACGATTCCTGTCAGTACCGCAGAGCCTTGGCATGTCTGGATCAAGTACCCCGAACTCGCCGAACATGTGGATTATATTGCGGCACACATGCTCCCTTACTGGGAAGGCGTTTATCTGGATGTAGCTGTTGACTACGTGGTCGAACGCACCAACGAGCTGAAGGCCGCTTTTCCAGGCAAGCCCATCGTCCTCGCCGAAGTGGGCTGGCCCAGCAATGGCCGTACACGAAAGGCCGCTGTCGCGACGGATGCCAACGAGGCTATCTTCCTGCGCCAATTCCTGGCCAGGGCTCAAAAAGAGAAATATACCTATTATATTATGGAAGCGTTCGACCAACCCTGGAAGCGGACCTCCGAAGGCGCGGTGGGAGCCTACTGGGGTGTCTACAATGAAGAACGGCAGCCTAAATTTGCCTTTGCGGCCCCGATCGTCAAGATTCCGGAGTGGCATCTTCTTGCAGGCATCTCCGTTCTGGTTGCCGCCATTACGTTTGTCATCCTGCTGATGGACAGCAGAAACATGAGCAGACGGGGCCGCAGTTTTCTTGCGGTCGTAGCCTATGCCGCCGCCACAGCCGCTGTCTGGATCGTCTATGACTATATGAATCAGTACATGACGGTTGTGACCATCACCGTAGGAATCCTGCTCGTCATCGGGATGATCGGGGTCATCCTGGTTTTACTAACCGAGGCCCATGAGTGGGCTGAGGCGATCTGGGTCATCGGGCGCCGACGGCCCTTTACACCGGTGCAACCTTCCATGGAAGATCTGCCCAAGGTTTCAATACATATTCCCACCTACAATGAACCTCCGGACATGGTCATCGACACACTGAACGCGCTGGCAGCGCTGGATTACCCGGACTACGAGGTTCTGATCATCGACAATAACACAAAAGACCCCAAGGTTTGGCAGCCCGTCGAGGCGCATTGCAGAAAACTGGGCACTCGATTCCGTTTCTTTCATGAGGATCCTCTTCCCGGATTCAAGGCCGGCGCCTTAAACTATGCGCTGGCTCATACAGATAAAGACGCATCCGTTGTTGCCGTCATTGACAGCGATTACATGGTGGCCCCGTCCTGGCTCAGAGATTTTGTTCCGCAATTCTCACATCCCAGGATAGCCATTGTGCAGGCGCCTCAGGACTACCGGGATGATCGAGCCAGCGTGTTCAAATCCATGTGCTATTCGGAATACAAAGGCTTCTTTCATATCGGCATGGTTACGCGCAATGAGCGGAATGCCATCATCCAGCACGGCACCATGACCATGGTCCGAAAACATGTCATGGAAGAAGTCGGGGGCTGGGCCGAGTGGTGTATCACGGAAGACGCGGAGTTAGGACTCCGGATCTTTGAAAAGGGGTATGAAGCCACTTACAACCAGCAAAGCTACGGCAAAGGGTTGATGCCCGATACATTTATTGACTACAAGAAACAGCGTTTCCGCTGGGCCTACGGCGCCATTCAAATTTTGCGCCGCCATGCCGGCATCCTGCTTGGATTCAGAAAAAGCAGCCTGAGTTATGGCCAGCGTTATCATTTTATTGCCGGATGGCTTCCATGGATCGCCGATGGCGTGAATATCTTCTTTACTTTTGGCGCCCTGGCCTGGTCGGCAGCCATGATCATCGCACCGAAACTTGTGGACCCCCCCTTGGTGATTTTTGCAGCGCTCCCGATGTCCCTGTTCTGCTTCAAGGTCGCCAAGATGATCTATCTCTACCGTGTCAGGGTCGGCGCCACGGTGAAGCAGACCTTTGCTGCAGCGCTCGCGGGTCTTGCGCTGTCGCATACCATCGCCAAAGCGGTTATCATCGGATTTTTCAGCAGCGGCAAGCCGTTCTTCCGCACACCGAAAATGGAAAACGCCCAGGCGTTGATCAAAGCGGTCGCCTCTGCATGGGAAGAATTTGTGCTGATGTTTTTACTTTGGACTTCAGCCGGAACCATCGCCTACATGCAGGGTTCTGAATCCAGGGACCTTCTCCTATGGATCATTGCACTGCTCATACAATCAACGCCCTATTTTTCATCGTTTATATTATCTCTGATAAGCGGATTACCGAAATTGCCTTCCGGAGCGATGAACAGGCCGGGTTCTACAAAGATTTCAACAGCCAGCGCACCTGTCAACTTAAAATAA
- a CDS encoding (2Fe-2S)-binding protein, with protein sequence MISLQINGKHHEVDVNPDVPLLWVIREHLQLTGTKFGCGIGMCGACTVHIDGKAERSCQIEAGKLNGKKITTIEGLPENHPVKEAWLKLQVPQCGYCQPGQIMQAAALLSGDPKPSEDKIRQFMNGNLCRCGTYPQIRKAIQLAGKEGGK encoded by the coding sequence ATGATTTCTCTTCAGATAAACGGCAAACATCATGAGGTTGATGTCAACCCGGATGTCCCGCTGCTCTGGGTGATCCGGGAGCATCTGCAGCTCACAGGGACCAAGTTCGGATGCGGGATCGGGATGTGCGGTGCGTGCACGGTCCATATTGACGGCAAGGCAGAAAGGTCTTGCCAGATTGAAGCGGGAAAGCTGAACGGAAAGAAGATCACAACCATTGAAGGGCTCCCCGAGAATCATCCCGTAAAAGAGGCATGGCTGAAACTTCAGGTCCCGCAATGTGGGTACTGCCAGCCCGGACAGATCATGCAGGCGGCAGCCCTGCTTTCAGGGGACCCGAAGCCCTCTGAAGATAAAATCCGGCAGTTCATGAACGGGAACCTCTGCCGCTGCGGCACTTATCCCCAGATCAGGAAGGCCATCCAGTTGGCCGGAAAGGAGGGAGGAAAATGA